In the Oncorhynchus keta strain PuntledgeMale-10-30-2019 chromosome 29, Oket_V2, whole genome shotgun sequence genome, one interval contains:
- the LOC118362348 gene encoding kelch repeat and BTB domain-containing protein 11: MNDRQRQRGGVHTVEADVIFHHPICSDLLSSPSDEDGGVCSLPRKQEASSNVPDLGFVVGDQGLGRQSTPVTKEYLLDGGTVIGHHHFDRPQGDGSHISNTDQFHITDPSHQAHTSHIPKLDAGRNQNCTHGRNGISEDMNGAREKVPCSVGPSLCFKGEAREEAEGSLSLCRESIVRSQCHITNVTDSREQGTAAPDTHCITMGNQPTIQELGCLFSHSSPTEYDTLHGQSGLESNQGHRGSSGHARVSNTTPKEEPDLVIEVGGQKISVHKSVLAGKSDYFKARQSRDILKVKGLNYKTLTILIDYIYTSQMNVHKDNVVEVITGAKILQIPCAVQAAMDTISEQVTAENCYEILTIAKKQRLNELKETAYRFMSDNFLQILQDPAVYGRLTGSERDLVLKKRMEGKRSLMVAEINDVFDRVGSRPPSRCNSRPQSPLSVASFEENHMIYYFNEAANDWRPLTLMPEDINTKGCGICTMYNYLFVAGGIKGYGDKGKVSDRVFCYNPITNRWSEVRPLNQARSQLKLVSMEGNLYAIGGECLFTVEKYDPRTDRWTTVAPLPKGAFAVAHEATTCNGELYVSGGSLFYRLLKYDPKRDEWQECPYNNSRKKSTDMVALKSFIYRFDVNRDQGVTVFKYDTIVKMWHDCASQRQGSPMPFRCAVIGNCIYCVNKTQTLQFVVEEDGSYFVDEPLKPPLEAKGLLFPFILSLPEKTDRLM; the protein is encoded by the coding sequence atgaatgacagacagagacagagaggaggggtgcaCACGGTGGAGGCAGATGTCATCTTCCACCACCCCATCTGCTcggacctcctctcctccccctcggATGAGGATGGGGGTGTCTGTTCCCTCCCAAGGAAGCAGGAGGCAAGCAGTAATGTTCCAGACCTGGGATTCGTAGTGGGCGACCAGGGACTCGGTCGACAGAGCACACCAGTTACAAAGGAGTACTTGTTGGATGGTGGTACGGTGATTGGGCATCATCACTTTGACCGTCCACAGGGTGATGGATCACACATCTCAAATACAGATCAGTTTCACATTACGGATCCTTCTCATCAAGCACATACATCTCACATACCCAAGCTTGATGCTGGTAGAAACCAGAACTGTACTCATGGCAGAAACGGTATCAGTGAGGATATGAATGGAGCGAGGGAAAAAGTGCCCTGCAGTGTGGGTCCCTCTCTATGCTTCAAGGGAGAGGCCAGAGAGGAAGCGGAAGGATCTCTGTCCCTCTGTAGAGAGAGCATAGTGAGGAGTCAGTGTCACATCACAAACGTCACTGACTCCCGGGAGCAGGGGACCGCTGCGCCTGACACTCATTGTATCACCATGGGCAACCAGCCAACCATACAAGAGCTGGGGTGCTTGTTCAGCCACAGCTCTCCCACAGAATATGACACATTGCATGGACAGTCAGGGCTTGAGTCGAACCAAGGACACAGGGGCAGTAGTGGACATGCTAGAGTCAGTAACACAACGCCTAAAGAGGAGCCAGATTTAGTGATTGAAGTCGGTGGCCAGAAAATAAGTGTTCACAAGTCTGTTCTGGCAGGGAAGAGTGACTATTTCAAGGCTCGTCAGTCAAGAGACATCCTAAAAGTGAAAGGGCTGAACTACAAGACACTGACCATCCTGATAGACTATATCTACACCTCTCAGATGAATGTGCACAAGGACAATGTGGTAGAGGTGATCACAGGAGCTAAGATCTTACAGATCCCATGTGCCGTCCAGGCTGCTATGGATACCATCTCAGAGCAGGTCACAGCAGAGAACTGTTATGAGATTCTAACTATCGCCAAGAAGCAACGACTCAACGAACTGAAAGAGACGGCCTATCGCTTCATGAGTGACAACTTCCTCCAGATCTTGCAGGACCCAGCGGTGTATGGGCGTCTGACGGGGTCGGAGAGGGATCTGGTCCTGAAGAAGAGAATGGAGGGGAAGAGGTCCCTGATGGTCGCTGAGATCAACGATGTGTTTGACCGTGTCGGGAGCCGACCTCCGAGTCGGTGTAACAGTCGACCACAGAGCCCTCTGTCCGTGGCATCCTTCGAGGAGAACCACATGATTTACTACTTCAACGAGGCAGCCAATGACTGGAGACCTCTGACTCTGATGCCGGAGGACATTAACACTAAGGGCTGTGGGATCTGCACCATGTACAACTACCTGTTTGTGGCCGGTGGGATAAAGGGATATGGGGATAAGGGCAAGGTCTCAGACAGGGTGTTCTGTTACAACCCCATCACTAACCGCTGGAGCGAGGTTCGGCCGCTCAACCAGGCGCGGTCGCAGCTCAAGCTAGTGTCTATGGAGGGTAACTTGTACGCCATAGGAGGGGAGTGTTTGTTCACAGTAGAAAAATATGACCCTCGGACTGATAGATGGACCACAGTGGCTCCCTTACCCAAAGGGGCGTTCGCTGTGGCCCATGAAGCCACCACCTGTAATGGAGAGCTCTATGTCTCTGGAGGTTCTCTGTTCTACCGTCTCCTAAAATATGACCCCAAGAGGGACGAGTGGCAGGAGTGCCCCTACAACAACAGCAGGAAAAAGTCAACCGACATGGTGGCTCTGAAAAGCTTCATCTACAGGTTTGACGTCAACCGTGACCAGGGGGTCACTGTGTTCAAGTACGACACCATAGTGAAAATGTGGCATGACTGCGCATCGCAGCGGCAGGGCAGCCCTATGCCGTTCAGGTGTGCCGTCATCGGAAACTGCATCTATTGTGTGAACAAGACTCAGACTCTGCAGTTTGTGGTGGAGGAGGACGGCTCTTACTTTGTAGATGAACCACTCAAGCCACCACTGGAAGCTAAGGGCCTACTGTTCCCTTTCATCCTCAGTCTGCCTGAGAAGACTGACAGATTGATGTGA